One genomic segment of Brevibacillus laterosporus LMG 15441 includes these proteins:
- a CDS encoding C39 family peptidase yields the protein MKAVPYFSQWESRQLVSDFLSGKLHPADDPLWHLSGAIDRDEYARWSFHICGMACLKMLLADWQDRIISTLELMKQCRDYGGYVVQEDGSIKGLFYRPFVSFIAEKYGLQAEVKEHTPIEEIYDLLDQGYVYMASVHPTIRTPEVTPPNQGGHLVYVFGRDAKRRELIFHNPSGNTVASQENVHLSCEEFARFYAKRGILIKDPRPVV from the coding sequence ATGAAGGCAGTACCTTACTTTTCACAATGGGAGTCTCGTCAGTTAGTATCGGACTTTTTATCCGGCAAATTACATCCTGCTGATGATCCCTTATGGCACTTGTCTGGAGCAATTGATCGGGATGAGTATGCACGGTGGAGCTTCCATATTTGCGGGATGGCTTGTTTAAAAATGCTGCTTGCCGATTGGCAGGATCGGATTATCTCAACGCTTGAACTGATGAAGCAGTGCCGGGATTATGGTGGCTATGTGGTTCAGGAGGATGGAAGTATTAAAGGCTTGTTCTACCGTCCGTTTGTGTCTTTTATAGCCGAAAAATATGGGCTCCAAGCCGAGGTGAAGGAGCATACTCCCATTGAAGAGATTTATGATCTACTTGACCAGGGCTATGTGTACATGGCTTCCGTCCACCCTACGATTCGGACGCCAGAGGTGACACCGCCCAACCAAGGGGGGCATCTGGTGTATGTGTTCGGAAGAGATGCTAAGCGTCGGGAGCTCATCTTCCACAATCCGTCTGGCAACACAGTTGCTAGTCAGGAGAATGTGCATCTTAGCTGTGAAGAATTTGCTCGCTTTTATGCCAAGCGCGGGATTTTGATTAAAGACCCCAGACCAGTCGTGTGA